The DNA segment ATATTTGCAAGCACATGTTAATAGTTACGCACATGTTTTACACTCTATAAAACATGTCCTGTAGTTGTAAGTGCACTATGGCTATCCATATGGTCCATGGGATTTTCAGTATTGAATCTGTCTGGGACGGCTCTTAAGTGGCTGACCTTAGATTAGGCCGAGTCTGATTGCTGAGAAAACAGTGTGCCTGTTCTTCTCTGTAAGCAGCAGGCTATCACTGTAGATGGCAAAACGACATTCCTTTGGTGCCACTCATTCAGCACACTGGCTCGTTTTGATATTTCAAAACAAATTATTCCACCTTctgtacgattttttttttcttgggtatTATTGCATCACTAGTCACAGATCCGGCATGTAGATAGGTTCATCCTATTCCCCCTTTTTCATTGGATTGGAAATTGCAAGGACACCTCTGTGAATTTGTTATTGCTCGTATGGGTCACTTGACACTAcacatgataaaaaaaaatattgtaatggaaaatgaaatggaATGTTACAAATTATGGGCCCTAATGTCGCTGCCCATGTTGTGGTGGTCCTTCTTATGAGTAATGCCTGTTTCATATGGTGTGATTTTTCTTGCGATTTCACGCATTCCACATTGCAAGTGTGGCAGATGAGCTGCTGACCTGTCATGCATGCAATTTTTCGATGTTCGGAAACCACTACTGAACTTAACGCGAGCATTCTTTTCCTTGCGTGTGCAGAGGTGACCTCAGAGAGCGCCAAAAGCCTGCGCTCCTCGGTTTGAGAACATGGCCAAGGCTGGCGAGGAGGAGGCGCGGAAGCTTGCCGAAGAGGAGCGGAAGCGGAGGCTCCAGAAGGACCAGGTTGAGAAGGAGGTGGCCAAGAAGTCCGAGGAAGAGCGCCAGAAGCGGCTCCGCGACGAACACAAGCGCATCGACCAGCTTCAGGAACAGCTGAAGGCTGCCGAAGGCCACGACCGCGACGAGGAGGTTTCGGAGCAGAAGCCTCGGTCTGACAGTGCCGGTAGCCAGCCCGACGAGTCGGAGCTGATCCGGCCCGGCACACGGAAGAACCATTCGCGAGTCTCGGTCATCCCGCGGGAGCTTGTTGTGCCAACTAAGCAGGTGGGCAGTGTTCCAACATGCTCGATTGTGAGTTATATCTTGTGCTTCAGATGCTCGTTTGAAGATAAAGCTTTAGTTCGAGGCTGTTTTCATTATTCAAGCACGCGTGAAATGCAGAAATGTTGGAGACAACTGCTGAAGTTAGGCAGCAGTTACAGTTAGACAGATTTggatgaaatttgttgcatttcagagaGAAACCCAAATTCTGCTGCCTGTAGCAAATTATCATATATTACAAAGTAAACCTAAGACGTTTCCTGCTGATATTAGCTCCTAATGAATACTTATGCTCATAATGAATATTATAGGAATATTAGAGGTTTGACTGTTTTATAGTTTTGTAGTGATGGCAgggcttttcatttatttttcatcGCGACAGGTGACCAGTCCCGACGTCTCCCCAACACAAGAGACCGAACCGCCGGCGCCAACGAAGACTGCAGCTCCTCCCATGGCCAAGGTGTCTGCGATGCCCGTGGGCGCAACGGCGCTGTTTGCGGAAGATGAAGAAGAGGCGCCCACAGCGGCACAGGTCGTGGAGCCAGAGTCGGAACCAGAACCTGCCGCGGTGGTCGAGGAGGCCCCCAAGAAGATTGTGCCGCAGATCCACCACTCGCCGGTCGAGTCGGAGTCGAGCCCAGAGTCTGGACCCGGTACGTATTTCTAGAATTGACACCTTCTTAGCAATGAGAGGCCTTCGAAAGAAGTACTAGAACACCTGTTCCACATCGGGGGTGTGCTTCTGGCCCATTGCTATGCATTGTTGGCTATGGCGTTCTGTCACTAAACCTGAAATGGTCATGGGTTCAGTTCTCGACCGCAGTGGGCACATTTCGATGAGGGTTAAGTGCAAAAACGTTCCTGTGCTTATattttaggtgcacggtaaaagAAACCCAGATGGTTAAAATAATACAGACTTAATTAGTAAACACATTGGCATTTGCAAAATACCGGATAGGTGTACGACAGCAACAACGCTGGTAGCAACATCTTGCGACCCCGAGTCTAACGAGAGAGCACACAAAGATCCGTTGACTTGCCGTATTCTAATTCTGCTGGTGTAAAGCGGTGCTAGCTTTCTGTTTAGTCCATTCTTAGCTCTATTTTGCTTTAGAAATCCCTCATAGCCCCACTGTACAACTTTGGGGCGTCAATCCTCACGATTTAATTTAATATTGAGTGTGCTTCTACAAGGTGACAGTTTTGAGCAAGTTGGTACGGTCAGTCCTCGATGTAACCAAGTCACATGTGGAGCAATATTTCGTTTTTTGTATCCTGTACTTGTTATAAAAGAGCTAAACAGAAATTGGCACCCGCTTGTGACGATACAACACAATTATGAATGTGAAAAACAAGCTAAGATACAAGAATGCTTAATTGCACAACTCTTGCCACTGCTGCACCGGAAATCAACGCAGGCCAAGCTAAGCTTTCACCTGAAGTGAGCTCTGTCTGCTGTTCAGTGATGACACCAGAGACCaaaacatgcattttttttttctaatgaccACCTATATGACAGAGGAGTGCATCTAACATTGCTTTTGTAGGTGTTTCAGCTTTTTACTGCTGGCTTGCATATCTTGAGCCtcataaaaatataaaaatttgCTTCACTATTACCAGTACCCTGTCAGATCCCatatttttatttcattatgGCAGTACAACACTGATCGAAATGAAGGATGGCCTACCAAATCCTATtgttacttcattatatccaattATTTGTTGTATCCGATCGTTTGTTACACTCTATAATGTGTTGTTTCTGAGTTCGTTAAGGTGTACTGGTAAGAGAGTACTGTTTTTTAACAGTATATCAGCACAGTAAACAGGGTAGTACGCTGGTAATGAGCACTCGCCTTTCTCCCAGCTTGTATACCATCAGAAAGGCATGTCTTTATCatggcattgttttgtttgttttcctcTTAGCCTTCCCGTTCTGATGCACATGAGAGGCTTAAATGCTTTTGCGTTTAGCCACCGCAAAACCAATTCATGTGAAAGATCTCTACTTTGGGAGAGTGTTTTTTTTCCAAGTGACCCATAGCAATATTATTCTCTTTCTGTTTATTAACAGGTGAACCATTGGAAGAAGGAATCTATGAGCATTTGGAGCCAGTGTCGACCGAGAAGAAAATGTCAGCTGTAGCATTGTACGACTACCAAGCCGGTAAGGCAACTGCCTCGTGAAGCACTTAGTAGGGACTCATTATTGACCATAGTTTGTGAGACGTTTGCAGGGACCAAGTCAGACCATCTTGCAGAAAATTTCACCTTTTATTTACCCTTTAACTATTTACCCATTTAACCCTTTAGAGGCCTTAGATGAGCTCAGCTCACTTCTGGTCGAAACCAGTTTTATTGATTTTGACAAATCCGCTTCGAGTATATTAAAGAGCATTTAACTGAGTTTTTGAGAAACTGAGCATAAGGAATAGTTTTTTAGTTACTATCGGATGCCGCAGATGGCGGTGCAGGTTCTGGCAAGTACCTGTACTCATTGCATGTGGGACTGCCTGCAGAGGAAGCATAGCCTTCAGCTTAAAGCTCTAACACTTCAGAGCTGTCTTGACATCATTTTTGTCGCAAGTGTTGGCCGTTACTTGCAGTTATTGAGAGTTATGCTCTGCGTAAAAAATATTACACAAATGGTTCAGTTGCAGTCATGACATCTTTATTGTGCGTGCACATGCATAGATTTGTGTCTGTGGGAGTGCACTGCGTCTTTTAATGGTGTTTTGTGCGGAATCAGTTCATCGTAGCTACATTTGCTATTATTCGTTGAGAAGCCTAGTAACTTTCAGGTCTTGCATGTGACCTCTGGTACATTTGGTTAAATCCACAGTAGGCAAGTTTAGGCCTTTTTTGTCCACAGGACCTCTCAGCCTTTGAGAATCGTTAACCTGACTCTTTCTAAAGATAAGAGTCCCAAGTACTCATGGTGTTATAGTTATTCTTGGAGCATGTTGTACATTGTTGCGGTGTCACAGAGAGCATGCCAATCACAGGCAGACACTGTGCAGGAGAAATGGTACTCTTGTTAATAGTATTTCCCGAATGATATTCTTTCTGTCGGGCTAGCAGAGTTTGTGTATAGCAGCTTGATGAGTTTTCCTCCTAATGCAGCTGACTACGATGAGATATCTTTCGACCCCGATGACATCATCACAGACATTGAAACGGTAAGTGGTGGCAATCATTTTTCTCTGCTGCTACTGCTTTTCTGAGTAACAAAGCAATTGAAGCCAGCAGCCAGTGAAGTGAAGGAAAGCTTAAAGGAAGTGCTTtttatcattattatttatttgaaatgtagaaatattaagtaaaaaaaaaagttgacaaaaAAGCCATTGCTGCCTTTGGAAGCTGACCCAACAACAGCCACATGATGTGTGTTATACTCCGCAAATTGAGGTGGTGGCTATTCTCCAGTCCGCTTTCTTAGGTGTATGTTTACTGAagctagccctgggagtgttaaccagcgctACCTGCGGCCATGATGGTAGATGAGCATTATTTCAACCTCAAGCATCACATGGTTCCTGCATCAACCTGTTAAATGAATGTCCAGCTCAGTAAAACGTGGAAGTGAGATGCTTCATCTTTAAAATTGAGCCTGTGGACTAACGAGTACAATATGTATCCAATGTTTTGTTACTGCAGAATTCAACTGTACCCATGCCTTTATTCTCTGTTAACCTTCGTACTCAGATCGACGAAGGCTGGTGGCGCGGGAAGTGCAACGGCAAAGTCGGCCTCTTCCCGGCAAACTACGTTCAACCTCTTTACTGAAGCTTGCATCTTGAAGGCGAGCTTGTCTGAACCACGGTTGTGCCACTCTCTATGATGAAGATGGTGCAGATTCTTCCACAACTTGCTCAACGGCGGTCTTCTTTGGGCATCCAACTTGCGCATCGCTCGCCCATCCAAGACTTCGACATTCGGTCATGACCCATCGGTGGCAGTTTCTCGAACAACCATTGGTGGCAGCTTTTGTTGTCGTCTATTGATTGTCACTTCTTCACGCTACCATTTTGACTACTGAACTGAACAAACGTGCATGATGAAGTATGTTGAACGCTGTTTCATTTTGGTGATTCAAGTCGAAGGTCAAGTGGCACTTCTCGGCATGATGCCTTCCTCGAAATGACTTGACCGAGACCAGGTCACAGGCTTTGTATGAGATCCGACAACCTGTCATTTTACGGCAGGTGACAGTGATTTACTTCATCTTATCCCATGGCAAATCGCTGTGCGTGAGGAGCGATTTGTGTTTGAAGCAACAGTAGGCCATAGAGTGTGGAAGTGAGTGTTGGTTCACAATTTTAGTATGGCAACACATCAGAAAATTTTAACCTATTGTTATATAAATATGCACTTGACAGAATACCAGACACCAGAGACATGGAGGGCAGTAACAATGCTGGTAGCGGCACCTTGTGGTGGTTTGTTCAACTACAAAGTGTTAGAAACATGTTCCGTTTCCTGCTGTTctttccaaataaaaaaaaaagacactacaCGTTTGTGATTATGCTGTTGCTGGCACCTTTACACCAGCAACTGAGTAGAACATAGCCTGTCTCGCAATAATAGTTGAACTCAACATCACCAGATAGCGCTACCACAGCAGCTGCTTATGTCTACGTCACCGCTTTTCCCTAAATGGTAATACATTTACAAACAAACCAAGACTCGGTTATCCGTAGAGGGAGTAGATTTGCATGGGCAGTCTCATCTCTCGTGTGAACTTAGTCGAAATAAGTGTGAAAAACTTCTTTTTGTAGGTTTTATGATGTGCGCATTTATGGACCTGCAGGGTCATACCAGAGGTACAGATCCTTGGGAAGTGTTAAACACCGTATGTGCCACTGGTACACGTGCGTCATCGAAAAGTAGTCCGAGATTGTATTCTTTGTAACGGAAAATGTTCAAGTTGGACTAgcatgaaattgctgtttttcgAGCACATTCAGGCCAGTATGACAACGGTTGAAGACTGTGTTTCACCATGTGTGTATACAGCTTTGAATTTTGTGACTGACCCCAATCTTTTTTAATTTATTCCTTTTGCCTACATTTGTGAGAGACGTTATTGCTCCAGATTTGTCGAGCTTATTACTGTATTTTGAGaacttagtttcttttttttcaagttgtGATGATGATTATGGAAGTGTAGAAAGGCGCAGTTTTGCTGCTTCAGATATTTGTTGTAGATTAGTTGACTATAATAGCTTTTATTTCACAATCTTTTACTCTTCTGTGTCCAATCCTGCTTTGGGACCTTCTTATACGTCAGCTCCATTTTTAGATTATATATTTGTAATTTTTCTTTTAGAAACTGTCTGTTGGGCCCAGTTTTATCGGTTTCGATGCCTCCTGTCTGATGGGACTGCTCCTCAAACAAC comes from the Dermacentor silvarum isolate Dsil-2018 chromosome 9, BIME_Dsil_1.4, whole genome shotgun sequence genome and includes:
- the LOC119463389 gene encoding LOW QUALITY PROTEIN: src substrate protein p85-like (The sequence of the model RefSeq protein was modified relative to this genomic sequence to represent the inferred CDS: deleted 1 base in 1 codon), with amino-acid sequence MSTWKAAVGTDLKVQSQEADDDWETDPDFVNDVTEEEQRWGSKTVEGSGHVADAVNINELREQVTKDDAAYKKRVLEELPKASYGYGGRFGVQNDRMDKSAVGNDYVASLHKHASQTDAVKGFGGKFGVQKDRQDKCAVGWEHHESVEKHASQKDYSTGFGGKFGVQKERQDKSAVGWEFHEKTQKHASQTDYAIGFGGKFGVQSDRQDPSAVGWNHIEKLEKHESQKDYSKGFGGKFGIEKDKQDKCAHTFAEVEKPKPAYQKPRPDIEVTSESAKSLRSRFENMAKAGEEEARKLAEEERKRRLQKDQVEKEVAKKSEEERQKRLRDEHKRIDQLQEQLKAAEGHDRDEEVSEQKPRSDSAGSQPDESELIRPGTRKNHSRVSVIPRELVVPTKQVTSPDVSPTQETEPPAPTKTAAPPMAKVSAMPVGATALFAEDEEEAPTAAQVVEPESEPEPAAVVEEAPKKIVPQIHHSPVESESSPESGPGEPLEEGIYEHLEPVSTEKKMSAVALYDYQAADYDEISFDPDDIITDIETIDEGWWRGKCNGKVGLFPANYVQPLY